A region of Shewanella psychromarinicola DNA encodes the following proteins:
- a CDS encoding cbb3-type cytochrome c oxidase subunit I codes for MSTLKFQSQSVATPYFIFALILFTGQILFGLVMGLQYVVGDFLAGIIPFNVARMVHTNLLIVWLLFGFMGAAYFLVPEESETELYSPKLAILLFWVFAVAATLTVLGYLLVPYSRLAEITGNEYFPTMGREFLEQPTITKIGIVIVCLGFLFNIGMTMLRGRKTVINMVLLTGLIGLAVFFLFSFYNPSNIAMDKFYWWFVVHLWVEGVWELIMGAILAFILIKITGVDREIIEKWLYVIVAMALISGLLGTGHHFFWLATPEYWQWVGSVFSALEPLPFFAMVLYAFNMVNNRRREHPNKAATLWALGTAVMAFLGAGVWGFLHTLAPVNFYTHGTQITAAHAHMAFYGAYAMIVLTIISYAMPKLRGIGEASSKKAQVLEMWGFWLMTVAMVFITLFLTGAGVLQVWLQRLPEGGEALSFMETQDKLSIFYWAREATGVIFLIGLITYMCNFIVDRKVAK; via the coding sequence ATGAGCACTTTAAAATTTCAATCTCAATCAGTTGCGACACCTTACTTTATATTTGCGCTTATTTTGTTTACCGGACAAATTCTATTTGGCTTGGTGATGGGCTTGCAATATGTCGTAGGAGATTTTCTCGCGGGGATCATTCCCTTTAACGTTGCTCGAATGGTGCATACTAACTTACTCATCGTTTGGCTATTATTTGGCTTTATGGGTGCCGCTTATTTCCTTGTTCCCGAAGAGTCTGAAACCGAATTGTATAGCCCTAAACTCGCTATCCTGCTTTTCTGGGTATTTGCAGTTGCTGCCACACTCACAGTGTTGGGTTATTTGTTGGTGCCCTATTCAAGATTGGCTGAGATCACGGGAAATGAGTATTTCCCGACGATGGGGCGGGAGTTCTTAGAGCAGCCCACAATTACTAAAATTGGCATTGTTATCGTCTGTCTCGGTTTTCTGTTCAATATCGGCATGACCATGTTGCGCGGCCGAAAAACGGTGATAAACATGGTACTGCTCACCGGGCTAATTGGTCTGGCTGTCTTTTTCCTGTTTTCTTTCTACAATCCGTCCAACATTGCTATGGATAAATTCTATTGGTGGTTTGTGGTCCACCTCTGGGTGGAAGGCGTGTGGGAATTAATTATGGGTGCGATCCTCGCCTTTATACTGATCAAGATCACTGGTGTTGACCGGGAAATTATTGAGAAATGGCTGTATGTAATTGTGGCGATGGCATTGATCTCCGGACTACTGGGAACTGGGCATCACTTTTTTTGGTTAGCCACCCCAGAATACTGGCAATGGGTGGGTTCGGTATTCTCCGCGTTAGAACCTTTACCTTTCTTTGCCATGGTGCTGTATGCATTCAACATGGTCAATAACCGCCGCCGAGAACATCCAAACAAAGCCGCCACGCTGTGGGCGTTAGGAACGGCAGTGATGGCATTTCTGGGCGCTGGTGTGTGGGGATTTTTACATACATTGGCACCGGTTAATTTCTACACTCACGGTACCCAAATCACTGCGGCACATGCCCATATGGCGTTTTACGGTGCCTATGCAATGATAGTACTCACCATTATTTCCTATGCTATGCCGAAGTTACGCGGTATCGGCGAAGCATCGAGTAAAAAAGCGCAAGTACTTGAAATGTGGGGATTCTGGCTAATGACGGTTGCCATGGTCTTCATTACGCTGTTCTTAACTGGAGCTGGGGTATTGCAGGTCTGGTTACAACGTCTACCTGAAGGCGGCGAAGCACTCAGCTTTATGGAAACCCAAGATAAATTATCAATTTTCTATTGGGCACGAGAAGCGACGGGGGTCATATTTTTGATCGGCTTAATAACCTATATGTGTAACTTTATTGTCGATAGAAAGGTCGCTAAATAG
- a CDS encoding c-type cytochrome: MSDTFTKGMARNIYYGGSVFFLLLFAGLAMHTTREMPKSDHRENLTQAVVNGKAVWEDNNCIGCHTLIGEGAYYAPELGNVFYRRGGGDLDAFKGFMQGWMKIQPLGIPGRRQMPQFNLTEQQVNDLAEFLKFTAEIDVNSWPPNIEG; encoded by the coding sequence ATGTCAGACACTTTTACGAAAGGTATGGCTCGAAATATATACTATGGCGGCAGTGTGTTTTTTCTACTATTGTTTGCCGGCCTCGCTATGCATACCACCAGAGAAATGCCCAAATCTGATCATCGAGAGAACCTCACCCAAGCCGTTGTAAACGGTAAAGCCGTATGGGAAGACAACAACTGTATTGGTTGCCATACACTCATTGGTGAAGGCGCTTATTATGCGCCAGAGTTGGGAAATGTTTTTTATCGCCGCGGTGGCGGTGATCTCGATGCATTTAAAGGCTTTATGCAAGGTTGGATGAAAATTCAACCTCTCGGTATCCCTGGACGTCGACAAATGCCTCAATTTAACTTAACGGAACAACAGGTTAACGATTTGGCAGAGTTCTTGAAATTCACCGCTGAAATAGATGTTAACAGCTGGCCACCGAACATTGAGGGTTAA